The nucleotide sequence CTTCCCACAGGGAAGGTGTGAGAGCAGGTAGACTCAGGTAATCACTCACAGAGTGaaacagcctcacacacactcagctggAGGCTGCGTGCACACGCCTGTCTGGgagactccagcagcaccacacagacCCTGTCGGGAGACATTAGCTTTACTGATGTATGGAAGCCGTCCAGAGAACAGAGGACACAGCAGGTCTGACTGCTgcaggtgcacgtgcacgtgcacgcagaaATGAGAGAGACTGTCTGCTCGCTTCATTCATAATCCCCATCCTCGAATGCTTCATCTTTTGCATGCTGTTCACTATTGCTGCTGATTGTTCCTTCCATCCAGTCTTCTTTAAGTTGcttctttccttttatttcctcatAGTTTTTCATTCAGATttcaaaaaaggtttttttgaACTTGAATTAACCTCCAAACTCTGCATCCCAACCCTCCACTTCACATTATTACCCGGGTAAGTCCATCTAATCAGTTGTAGTGCTGTgcatatgtacacacacacacacacacacacacgtatatatatatatatatatatatatatatatatatatatatatgtgtgtgtgtgtgtatgtgtgtttgtgcgtgtgtgtgtggctataTGGGGTCAGAGAGGTGAGATTTCTCATAAATTACATTTCAGAAACAGTGGATAATGTCTTCAAATGTGTTTCAATAAATCCTGTTGATTTGCCACTATAACAGTCTCACTTAATGAAATCGAACCAAAACGCCGACGTACTTTTAAATTGAACATGTAGATTCAGATACAGTACGCTGTCAGAATGGGGTCAGAATCTCCAGAATCTCCAGAATCTTCCCTTTTGGCTTGTTATCCCTTTAATTATAACATGATAGAAGATATCAATAACTGATCCAGAAGCCAGAACACACAGATGAGTCAGGGTGAGGAGGGTCAGCCCACCTCTGAACTTTGACCTAGGTCTAAATTAAGGCTCAAGGGAGCTCTGGGAAAGCAGCTTTGCATGTTGTCACCATGAGACATGAAGAAGGCATAAAGGAACGTATTTTTAGAAAAGTGACATATAAGAATCTCAGAAGAAGAGCTTAGATGAGAAGAACTGCCATTAATCagtggatggaaggatgatggatgaacAATTTTCCTTTATTGTCTCTTTCTTTTGCCACTCCTTTTTTACTTCTTCACCATTATAAAACCTTACAAAAGAGCTCAAATTATCTAATGACAGTTTCCTCTATCAGACAAATAAAGTACAATTTTAGCTCGTTAAGACTGCGCTGTAATTACCCGAGCATGGTGATCTAACAAGAGTCATCCATTCTTCCCAATAATGACTGAAAGCGGATGTTGATTCTGAAGAATTAAGTGCTTTGCCACAGTTTAAAGAGCTCAACATCAGCCtgttcagacagcagcacagactcGGCAACATGTCTGTGTCTGGTCTGAAGGTCATATGAAGGACgcgcacatgcatgcacacagatGTGTACCATACGTGCACACACCGCACTTGCACAGACACAAAAGGAagccaaataaaacaaactctTATTATTTTGTCCACTGATGGTCTTGCCAGCTTTAATAAACCAagactccaaaaaaaaaaaaaaaaaaaaaagctttcaggaTATCCAGCAGTCCAAACAATGGGGGGAAATGGCAATggggtttccatggaaactgcTGCAAGCTGCCAAGAGAACTGCTTTGAAAACATATGTCAGACTTGACTGGTATGTTCACAGTGAGCATGGCAACAGACTCTGTGTGCAGCCTATCGCATTGTCTCTCAGTGTTGGCTCCTCTAACATTTGACTTGCTGTCTGTCAGTAGCCTGCAACGATTCATGCACGGAAATCTTCTCTCGTTACCGAAAAATGAAGGATAGGAAAAGCAGATCCTTCAGCCCGGAATTCTAGAGGCTTGATGAAAACACAAAGAGTGATATGTAACCACAACCCGTCATCTGAATGTGATGACTGCTTCTATTGAACCATCTAAAGTGTGAGTCTGGCGCTGACATGAGCTGTGCTCTCATTCTGCCTTTGAAATTTACTGAAACATAGCGACATTAAATTCAACATCTGTGTTCAAGGGGAGCTGAGATGGCTGAGAGATCATTTGATTCATTAACAACTTTTGCAGTGTAAATGTTAGTATTAAAATGCAGGTTGCCACAGGCATAATTAACTTAAAATAATGCCATGTTTGCAGATGTTTTGTTCCTGTCATGCGTTATAATATGTGAATATTAGAAGTGTAGACTTATGCTGTCTGGCAACTGTACAATAATCCCTCCAGCTTTTTGTGTCCAATGTGTTTGAAAGTGATTAAACGTTGTTGCAAAGGTGGCAACCAGCGGCGGCTCTGTGCCATATCACTGCTGCACAATGTGAAGAACAAGGTGAGAGTGAGTGtacagagagacagtgagagacatgtgtgtgtgtggggggggggtataggGATGGGGCCACTGGCAGGCTGGGAGCTTGATTATTGGACTTGGAGGATGAGACAGAGATGCGTCATATCAAAACATTAGTATGCAATCAAGTTAGTGGTGCAGTGGGATTGCTGTCTGTCGACAGCTGCTGCATCCTTTCAGGTCTGCACTgcaatgtcacacacacacacgcaggcacgcacacacacacacacacacacacacagacacacaggctgaATCAGTGACACCAAACAGACAACAGCAGTTGTTTTCTCTCCATTGTCAGGGAGAAAATGGGAAACCAAATACAGAGTTCCACAGTTTCCAGCAGTTTGTGCTGAGGAGATTCATGTATCCAGTTATTGATCCGTGTAGCGCTTTGACTTTCAGTAGAGGGGCTCATTAGAGGACGAGAGctccctctcacacagacacacattcatCAGCATGACCTCTGCATTCTCTTCACAGTGCAGTAATTTTGGTaattagatggatggatggatggatggatggatggatggatggatggatggatggatggatggatggatggatggatggatggatggatggatagatagatagatagatagatagatagatagatagatagatagatagatagatagatagatagatagatagatagatagatagatagatagatagatagatagatagatagatagatagatagatagtttGTTGATGCTGGGGTGTGTCAGACACTGATGAGCTGCACCTCCACTGTCTTTTCTTTCAATGTGTTTCTCTCAAGAGCTGTGGTCCTTGGCAAGTCCAAGTTGCCATGGTAATGCTCACACTAGCGGgctggctggtgtgtgtgtgtgtgtgtgtgtgtgagagagagagagagagagggagggaggaagatcACTGCAGAGGGATAGGAAAGTAGTCAAGACTTCAATTCATTACACCACCCCaatacacacgtgtgcacacacacacacacacaaacaggcagacacacacatcacccATCTCCCTTCCCCCAAATCTTATCACTGCATCGGCACGGCTGGGCCATGGAAaggcctctgctctgctctgtagtCTCAACACGTTTGATCCAAACTTAAGACTGCATTTATTATTCATCCTTCTCGTTGGCAGACATACCATAGCCTaacacagagctgcacacatacacacacacacacacacacacacaaacacacacacacatttgaacaaAGAACAAACAACCAAAAGTCAATACACATGCAGTATTAACAGCGGAGCCCATCACACTCCATAAGTTTGTGGGGACTTGAGCAGATACTGGTGAGAGCCTCGCTGCTTTGGGTCAGTGCCTCGGGTAattacatttttgtaaaatgCTGTTTTACATTACCAAGAATGGAAAACCTCAGGCAACTTTGTAATTATTACAAATGCATGGAATAATGTAGCAAAAACAGCACCAAGATTTATTCTAGTTTATGTTAAAGGGCAAAAATTGTGATATTATGTATATTAATTTAAAGTTAAGCTATCGTTAATGTGATGTCAACTTTGCTAGGTTTGTGGCGTTTGTATGATTCGATCTCTAAAAATGTACCTATTCATTGTCAGGATCATTGGGAGTAACTGACCCAGGGGGCATCAGATGGGACATTCACACAAACCCCTCATACCCAGGGGCAATTCAGAGGCTCAGATCAGCCAAGTGTGCATGGCTccgcgctgctggaggaaaccagagtATCTGGAGACAAAAGACAAAGACGTGGGAAAGCTGGGAATCAAACCTGGAACCATTTCGCTATAAGGACACAATGCAACACATTACTGCCTGCAGGGTTGTAAACACAAGCTGCTGAAGCTCAAGTTGCCACCTTTACAATTACGCCTAAAGTAATTATTTCATTATGCAGGGTATATTCCCAGCCCAGGGGTCCGATCCGCCATGGACCTTGATGGGGCACATATAAGTTTAAAGTCAGGTGCTTTTGTAGCTTGATCAATTTTAGGATGCAATGCTTCTGTAAATAACGCGATGCAGATGTGTGAGGAGCGTCTGCTGACGGCCCTGAACATCTGTTTCCACTTCACAGTTTAACAGGTGTGACCCGACTGAGGAGTGACACTGCAGAGGAGTGCTGGGGGAGAGAGCCACGATGACTCATgtataatcacacacacacacacacacacacacacacacacacacgggcacgcaCACTCACCAAGGAAATCATTATGTCTTTCTAGTCAGTGACACACAGAATCACTTCAATCCTGATTTTCTCTCTCAGAAGAATAGATGAATATAATTATGAGTGATGACTTCAAACCCCTCCCAAAAGGGAAAGACAGAAGGTAGATATGTGTGACCACTTCCTTTTCCAAAAATTGTGATTCCTTCCAGATGATAGACGGCAAAGGTGCAACAGAACAGTCAAAAATCATCCGATTCAAATAATTTCAAGCCAGAAAAGTTTCTGACAACAGTACAAAAATCCACCATTTTAGTAAAGGAGTTGGGGAAGATGAGAAAAGGCTTTTCTGAGTTCAGACTCAGTTTGTTTTTGGACGGTGGACATTGGTAGGATTAGACCATTAGGTGCATGAGAATATGTTGCAGAATTGTGCAGAATTCCTTCATTTCCATATTCACCTTAAACTAATGTCGCAGAGCTGGTTAGAGTAAGAGGAACATATCTTCTTTTTGCTACCTTTTGTTCAGGAGGCTGCACGCATGCAATTGATTTCAGAcatgtttctcctgcagatTCTGGTACCGAGGCACAGAGCTCATACACACCTTTTACATACATGTGTGGATGCACAGTTTGCTGGGACCCAGCAATGATTCTTGTCCAGATTGATGCAGGATTATTCGAGCGCTGGatagagagggaaaaaaaccaacGCTCGGCCAATTTTAAAACTGTActagaaaacatttttaatcagatttgTTCTCAGCTGGGGTTAACTTGACCCTTGCTGGGAGTAGTTTGTGATCAATAAAGCTATAAAGTGTGTTCCTTGTGTAGCAGAGATGGTTAGAGTGCGATAGCTCCAGAGGTGCCTGAGCTCATTAAGAAACAGGACCACACTCTGGTGCAGaactgagagggggggggggggcagcaaagcTTAATGAGCCTCTTCTGACCATTGTCAGGTAAATGGGAAATATTGCATGTTATTCGGGACTTAAACAGAAGATATGCGTTATCTTTGTCAAACATGGAAATGATTAGAGGTTGTTCACCATCCGCAGCCTGCTGCTCCGTGAAACAGGCTGGAGCGCAGCGCCATcttgctgctgccgccgcttaTCTCACTGctgcattttattcatttctgctgcagcgTTACGATGCAACATTCCACGTACAACAGAAAACcacccagggataaatcatacAAAACTACAGAAACACCACTTTCAAATATCACATTTGTGCCTTTTACTTTCAAAAGAATTTGACAAATCCCAGTGGCCTTTAGAAGCCATTTAGCTTTTAAAACTGCCATGAACAGCATGTTTATTAAATAAACATAGCAACTCATAAGAACAATGACAGAAGCTCCATCATAATTAAACAAAGCAGAAGTACACTTTTTGTACCTCCATCAATCGTCAACAGCTTTAATTAATCCACTTTTTTGTGTTAGCATTAATGTTACATTTGTACATTGAAGGAGTGGTTAACTGGAAGGACAACAaagccaaacaaaaaaaatatccaaCCCGTAATAAACTAGTCGGCATccattttgcttttcttcttctttttcttctttttgttggAGCCTTCTGCAACATCATTGTTCCAACTGTCTACAGGTTCAGTTTTCCCCATTAATTCTTCCACCTCATCTTGCTCactgtcctttttcttcttcttcttcttcctcttcttctcctctaaaACACCACCCTCCTGGAAGGGCATCTCTGTCTTCACTTGAGCCTGAATTTCAGCAACATTTTCATTCACTCTCGAAatgtccatctcctcctctggctccatcttaatgtctttctctctctttctcttcttctttttctttctcccttcttcctcttcctgcattCTCTCCATTAAATGTTGGTCAAGTCCATCTGTTTCATCTTTTGCCACACAGGTCTGTGTGGAAGCCATTTGGGTTAGAGGGAATCGGTGTTTCAGCTCCGATGGTATGGATGGTGGTGGGGCAGCAGGGATGACCTGAAGAGGCCGGTCAGCCTCGTAGCCATAACTCTCACACACAGTTAGGAGACCTGAAAAAGTGGGAGCACAACCCACTCTTTCTGAAGAATTCTTGTCACTGGTGAGGAGATAAAGCTCTGATGTTCCGTGGGCCGATGCTCTGACATTATAGATCTGCTGGTCTCTCTCAGAATTGGCTCCACCTTTGGTAGCATGGACCTTTACAGTCTGAAGACCGGAGAGAGGAACCTGAACGCCCTGAAAACTGGATGGAAGCAGGAGAAAATAGGTTTATTATGCACACATATGATGCTGGACGAAATTTACTTAAATCCAAAAGATTACAAACCAAGTCCTCTGCATTTTAATAAGTGATCTTTTGAATAACTGGATTCTAAAAATGACTGACAAATATGAAATAATATAGGCATATGTCATGTGCCACTAACTACAGACAAATTGTTACAAATGTATAAGAATGTTAATGGCTGCATCATAAAGGCTTGTTAAAACTGGGTATAGCACATTTACAAAAGAATCACTGTAAACATATTATTGAATCAGAACAAAATAGAATGAGGAATACACCCACCATTCCGGGTCAAAGGCGGCAGGAGCTTTAATAAGCCATAATTCTTTGTTGcttttcttcagcttctttCTGAAGGTGCTTTTGCAGGGCTTATAGGAGACAGACACAAAATCTACCGGACACTCGTACCTGGTGGTCTTACCTGTGGATGGAAAAAGTGCTTTTAGTTATTGCGCTTTTATTACAAACTATCAAAGTTGTATTGCTGTATAGCTCAAAGGAATTGCAGCTAGAATGACAGTTAATATTGTTAAACTTTAAGTTACGGTAAATACTGTAATCATTTGACCATTTTTTAATGCAAGGCACTTAAACGCAGATGAGCGATACAGACGTCTCTGCAACCACTGAGTTCTAGTCTCTTTGTGAAtaaactggtttaaatgatctagAAAGTAGCTTACCAACCTACCAACAAGGGCTCTGGGAGTGTTGCGTGTCGACGTACCTAATTGTTTTGGCTGTGATTCCGTGGGAGGATTCTCCGATTCACCTTCGCTTGACGACGAAACGTCCTTCGGCATTTTTTAACGTTTAAACGACGCAATAAAGGTCCGAACTGCGTTTTCTTGCCAAAAAAGCATGCCTTAGTTTGGCCCCACGTGTGGCAGCAAATGAACTATGACCCTAATTTACATCACTTCCTCGCGAGTGTTGGTTGTAGTTCCCAACACAGACAACGAGCAAAGAAGTACACCGCCATCACCTGGCAGGAAAACTCGAACCCCCATAATGCAACCTAAATTGTTACGTAATTTTCCGGTGTCCGCCTGGGAAGCAGTTGACAGGAGTCAAGAACAGGCCGAGTTGggtaaacaaaataaacatatgATCAAAGAGCCAAAATTGCTTAAACGTTTTGTCTAACTTCATGTGTGTAGTATGTTTAACAATGTTTTAGTGCGACCGTATGCTCGCTGATGTGAAAAAAATCCGTAGTAACTACACGGTGTAATTGTCAAAAATAAGTAGGTTAAGAAGCTAACGTGTGCTAACGCGTTAGCGGACTAGCTGGCTCGTTAAACCCGTTGAGGTTAGCTAGCTAACTGCGTTAGCAGCCATGtcgtccccctcctcctccagacgcCAATGGTGCTAC is from Takifugu rubripes chromosome 11, fTakRub1.2, whole genome shotgun sequence and encodes:
- the polr1g gene encoding DNA-directed RNA polymerase I subunit RPA34 isoform X2, with the protein product MPKDVSSSSEGESENPPTESQPKQLGKTTRYECPVDFVSVSYKPCKSTFRKKLKKSNKELWLIKAPAAFDPECFQGVQVPLSGLQTVKVHATKGGANSERDQQIYNVRASAHGTSELYLLTSDKNSSERVGCAPTFSGLLTVCESYGYEADRPLQVIPAAPPPSIPSELKHRFPLTQMASTQTCVAKDETDGLDQHLMERMQEEEEGRKKKKKRKREKDIKMEPEEEMDISRVNENVAEIQAQVKTEMPFQEGGVLEEKKRKKKKKKKDSEQDEVEELMGKTEPVDSWNNDVAEGSNKKKKKKKKSKMDAD
- the polr1g gene encoding DNA-directed RNA polymerase I subunit RPA34 isoform X1, whose product is MPKDVSSSSEGESENPPTESQPKQLGTSTRNTPRALVGKTTRYECPVDFVSVSYKPCKSTFRKKLKKSNKELWLIKAPAAFDPECFQGVQVPLSGLQTVKVHATKGGANSERDQQIYNVRASAHGTSELYLLTSDKNSSERVGCAPTFSGLLTVCESYGYEADRPLQVIPAAPPPSIPSELKHRFPLTQMASTQTCVAKDETDGLDQHLMERMQEEEEGRKKKKKRKREKDIKMEPEEEMDISRVNENVAEIQAQVKTEMPFQEGGVLEEKKRKKKKKKKDSEQDEVEELMGKTEPVDSWNNDVAEGSNKKKKKKKKSKMDAD